Proteins from a single region of Haloplanus sp. GDY1:
- a CDS encoding ornithine cyclodeaminase family protein codes for METFVLDDSEVAEHAHTPALVSAVEDAFAAYATGAVEMPAKSYVEPDAYGGDFRSMPAYVDADGWDAAGVKWVSVYPDNPEAHGLPTVLGLVIYSDPATGFPLAVMDGTELTMRRTGAAAAVATDHLAVDDATSMGIVGAGVQSYAQLEAVSTVRPIGEVVVSDPDDERVDRFVEAFEDEFTVRSGDVGAAAACDVLSTVTPVEDPIVTAADLGERTHVNAVGADAPGKRELADGVVEAAKLVIDDHEQCTHSGEINVPWTEGTLDAADVHGELGEIVTGRLDGRVSADGVTVFDSTGLAIQDVAAARIVYEAARDDGADAYDFLS; via the coding sequence ATGGAGACGTTCGTACTGGACGATTCCGAGGTGGCGGAGCACGCTCACACGCCGGCCCTCGTGTCGGCCGTCGAGGACGCGTTCGCGGCCTACGCGACCGGAGCCGTCGAGATGCCGGCGAAATCGTACGTCGAGCCCGACGCCTACGGCGGCGACTTCCGGTCGATGCCCGCGTACGTCGACGCGGACGGCTGGGACGCGGCCGGGGTGAAGTGGGTGAGCGTCTACCCGGACAACCCCGAGGCGCACGGCCTCCCGACCGTGCTGGGGCTCGTGATCTACTCCGATCCGGCGACGGGGTTCCCCCTTGCCGTCATGGACGGGACCGAACTCACGATGCGCCGAACCGGCGCGGCGGCGGCCGTCGCGACCGACCACCTGGCCGTCGACGACGCGACGTCGATGGGCATCGTCGGGGCTGGCGTCCAGTCGTACGCCCAACTGGAGGCGGTTTCGACGGTGCGCCCGATCGGGGAGGTCGTGGTTTCGGACCCCGACGACGAGCGCGTCGACCGCTTCGTCGAGGCGTTCGAGGACGAGTTCACCGTCCGCTCGGGGGACGTCGGGGCGGCCGCCGCCTGTGACGTCCTCTCGACGGTCACTCCCGTCGAGGACCCCATCGTCACCGCGGCCGACCTCGGCGAGCGGACACACGTCAACGCCGTCGGCGCGGACGCGCCGGGAAAGCGGGAACTCGCGGACGGCGTCGTGGAGGCGGCGAAACTCGTCATCGACGACCACGAACAGTGCACCCACTCCGGGGAGATCAACGTCCCGTGGACCGAGGGCACCCTCGACGCGGCGGACGTCCACGGCGAGTTGGGCGAAATCGTCACCGGACGCCTCGACGGGCGCGTCTCCGCCGACGGCGTGACGGTCTTCGACTCGACCGGTCTCGCCATCCAGGACGTCGCGGCCGCACGCATCGTGTACGAGGCCGCCCGCGACGACGGCGCCGACGCTTACGACTTCCTCTCGTAG
- a CDS encoding DUF3100 domain-containing protein → MSGTDAEADESVDADSDGSRWDPIRMSGRWSFHLKAHLTVLAIVVVSEYIGTKTYPLGPGEVVILPMLYAVVFGMLLGYRVLGAYVDQLRAAIPKEVSEISSPLIVVALMPLGVKYGTLVAPNFYDIIGAGPAFLLQELGNLGTIFLALPLALLLGLNREAIGAAVSIAREPTLGIITDLYGPDSPEGIGVLGTYLTGTFLGTLFFGILGGIAPITGLHPRAIAMACGMGSGSMMTACAGSLATATTAIPDDEILAFAATSNLLTGLTGVYVVLFVGVPLINKLYDVLNPIIGRN, encoded by the coding sequence ATGTCAGGCACTGATGCAGAGGCCGACGAATCAGTCGATGCCGATTCGGACGGGAGTCGCTGGGATCCGATACGGATGTCGGGTCGCTGGAGCTTCCATCTGAAGGCCCACCTCACGGTTCTCGCGATCGTGGTCGTGTCCGAATACATCGGAACCAAAACCTACCCGCTCGGTCCCGGCGAGGTCGTCATCCTCCCGATGCTGTACGCCGTCGTGTTCGGGATGTTGCTCGGCTACCGGGTCCTCGGCGCGTACGTCGACCAGCTCCGGGCGGCGATACCGAAGGAGGTCAGCGAGATCAGTTCCCCCCTGATCGTGGTCGCGCTGATGCCGCTCGGCGTGAAGTACGGAACGCTGGTCGCGCCGAACTTCTACGACATCATCGGGGCGGGGCCGGCGTTCCTCCTCCAGGAGTTGGGTAATCTGGGGACCATCTTCCTCGCGCTCCCCCTGGCGCTCCTGCTGGGACTGAATCGGGAGGCGATCGGTGCCGCCGTGAGTATCGCCCGCGAACCGACCCTCGGGATCATCACGGACCTCTACGGACCCGATTCGCCCGAGGGGATCGGCGTACTCGGCACGTACCTGACCGGGACGTTCCTCGGCACCCTCTTTTTCGGTATCCTGGGTGGGATCGCACCGATAACCGGCCTCCATCCGCGGGCCATCGCGATGGCCTGTGGGATGGGGAGCGGGAGCATGATGACCGCCTGCGCCGGATCGCTGGCGACGGCCACCACCGCGATTCCGGACGACGAGATCCTCGCCTTCGCCGCGACGAGCAACCTGCTCACGGGGCTGACGGGCGTGTACGTCGTCCTGTTCGTCGGCGTGCCGCTCATCAACAAACTGTACGACGTGCTGAATCCGATCATCGGGAGGAACTAA
- a CDS encoding M20/M25/M40 family metallo-hydrolase, with protein sequence MGSVARLERLMRIESHDGVDEIQEHLLDTVDGAELDDTGCVYAEKRGDREGPRIVLNSHMDVVSPHVEFERDGDVIRGRGACDAKGCLAPMIDAFSRVDPDAGSVHLVVSPDEETTQRGLYEYLSDGIDADFAIVGEPTGLDVCPSARGHYDLLVELYGASAHGATPESGTNTTVCAAEAITRITELPHRTDETLGSNNFTPTIIEGGNRPNQVPEYTKFVVDYRTVPGESREDAIEHVEGVLRELVCEYDIGFYDGGSSLASFKTDADDEFVVEFGEHVASVRDAAPAVRPFDAATEAAFFAPHMPVVVFGPGLISDGDQAIAHSEHEFVPVEQVERAEDALTGFLAATLS encoded by the coding sequence ATGGGATCCGTAGCGCGACTGGAGCGACTGATGCGAATCGAGAGTCACGACGGCGTCGACGAGATTCAGGAACACCTGCTGGACACCGTCGACGGCGCGGAACTGGACGACACCGGCTGTGTGTACGCCGAGAAGCGCGGCGACCGCGAGGGGCCGCGAATCGTCCTCAACTCCCACATGGACGTCGTCTCCCCACACGTCGAGTTCGAGCGCGACGGCGACGTGATCCGTGGACGGGGCGCCTGCGACGCCAAGGGGTGTCTCGCGCCGATGATCGACGCGTTCTCGCGCGTCGACCCCGACGCGGGGAGCGTCCACCTCGTCGTCTCTCCGGACGAGGAGACGACACAGCGGGGTCTCTACGAGTACCTGTCCGACGGCATCGACGCCGACTTCGCAATCGTCGGGGAGCCGACCGGGCTCGACGTCTGTCCCTCGGCGCGCGGTCACTACGACCTCCTGGTCGAGCTGTACGGCGCGTCGGCACACGGGGCCACACCCGAGAGCGGCACCAACACGACGGTGTGTGCCGCCGAGGCGATCACCCGGATCACCGAGTTGCCCCACCGAACGGACGAGACGCTCGGGTCGAACAACTTCACGCCCACGATCATCGAGGGCGGCAACCGCCCGAATCAGGTCCCCGAGTACACGAAGTTCGTCGTCGATTACCGAACCGTTCCCGGCGAGTCGCGCGAGGACGCCATCGAACACGTCGAGGGGGTCCTCCGGGAGCTTGTCTGTGAGTACGACATCGGCTTCTACGACGGCGGGTCGTCCTTGGCCTCGTTCAAGACGGACGCGGACGACGAGTTCGTCGTCGAGTTCGGGGAGCACGTGGCGTCGGTGCGCGACGCGGCCCCGGCCGTCCGGCCGTTCGACGCCGCCACGGAGGCGGCGTTTTTCGCCCCGCACATGCCCGTGGTCGTGTTCGGCCCCGGTCTGATCAGCGACGGCGACCAGGCCATCGCCCACTCCGAACACGAGTTCGTCCCCGTCGAGCAGGTCGAACGGGCCGAGGACGCCCTCACGGGGTTCCTCGCGGCCACGCTCTCGTAG
- a CDS encoding DUF1611 domain-containing protein yields MDLRDHFEAPAPAIVLAEGEFGTAEGKTANGIVTSSEVFETRVVVDSETAGRSASDVLENRDAPDVPIVESVGAALTEAPEVEALVIGVAPAGGNLPEAWVDDIETAIRAGCDVVSGLHVFLSEDEHWTGLADRYGTRLFDVRKPPGSDDLRVGDGSVDDVDADVVLTLGTDCAVGKRTTTYLLYRAAREAGYDAGWVATGQTGIMIGAHEGVVIDRVPADFTAGVVEDMVTAVGEAHELVFVEGQAALTHRAYSGVTLSLLHGCWPDAVVIADDPDRRTRTHFDSFEVSGVDAEVRLVEDLSDADVAAISTWGDSETEGSRHDLPVANVYEEGGTEALLAAVTGTLGGETDRAGSGE; encoded by the coding sequence ATGGATCTTCGAGACCACTTCGAGGCGCCCGCCCCGGCCATCGTCCTCGCGGAGGGCGAGTTCGGGACGGCCGAGGGGAAGACCGCGAACGGCATCGTCACGAGCAGCGAGGTGTTCGAGACGCGGGTCGTGGTGGATTCCGAGACCGCGGGCCGCTCGGCGTCGGACGTCCTCGAGAACCGCGACGCACCCGACGTTCCGATCGTGGAGTCGGTCGGCGCCGCGCTGACGGAGGCCCCCGAGGTCGAGGCGCTGGTCATCGGCGTCGCGCCCGCGGGGGGGAACCTCCCCGAGGCGTGGGTCGACGACATCGAGACGGCGATCCGGGCGGGCTGTGACGTCGTCTCGGGCCTGCACGTGTTCCTCTCGGAGGACGAACACTGGACCGGCCTGGCCGACCGGTACGGGACGCGACTGTTCGACGTGCGGAAGCCACCGGGGAGCGACGACCTCCGGGTCGGCGACGGATCGGTCGACGACGTGGACGCGGACGTCGTGCTCACGCTGGGGACGGACTGTGCGGTCGGGAAACGGACGACGACGTATCTCCTCTACCGGGCCGCCCGCGAGGCGGGATACGACGCCGGGTGGGTCGCGACCGGACAGACCGGCATCATGATCGGCGCACACGAGGGCGTCGTCATCGACCGGGTACCGGCCGACTTCACCGCGGGCGTCGTCGAGGACATGGTGACCGCCGTCGGGGAGGCCCACGAACTCGTCTTCGTCGAGGGACAGGCGGCGCTGACACACCGGGCCTACTCCGGCGTGACGCTCTCGCTCCTGCACGGCTGCTGGCCCGACGCCGTCGTGATCGCGGACGACCCCGACCGGAGAACCCGGACCCACTTCGACTCCTTCGAGGTGTCGGGGGTCGACGCGGAAGTGCGGCTGGTCGAGGACCTGTCCGACGCCGACGTGGCCGCGATATCGACGTGGGGCGACTCCGAAACCGAGGGGTCGCGCCACGACCTCCCCGTGGCAAACGTCTACGAGGAGGGAGGGACGGAGGCGTTGCTCGCGGCCGTCACGGGGACGCTGGGCGGGGAGACGGACCGAGCGGGGTCGGGAGAGTGA
- a CDS encoding dipeptide epimerase produces the protein MSDVVSVTVEPFDHPLEEPFEISLGTRRTAANVLVTVETEAGAVGYGEGSPLPPITGETRAAAVETARTLADLLDGEDVADYRDLVGEIRAAVPGAVSALFAVETALLDAYCREVDIPLSALFGGRPAPVTTDMTIPILAPERAADRARRAADAGYDHLKIKTGTDVDDDVERVRAVARAVPEASLKVDANQGWTVTETCRFADGVADGGVALELIEQPVPASDVAGLARVRERVDVPIAADEAVFTPADAVRIVREEAADVVNAKLGKSGPLAVADIAAIATGADLDLMIGCMLESAVGIHTSAHVVAGLGAFTYVDLDGNRLLAEDVLDDDGPEHEISGPGHGVTP, from the coding sequence GTGAGCGACGTCGTCTCCGTGACGGTCGAGCCGTTCGACCACCCGCTGGAGGAGCCCTTCGAGATCAGCCTCGGCACGCGGCGGACGGCAGCGAACGTCCTGGTGACGGTCGAAACGGAAGCCGGCGCGGTCGGCTACGGCGAGGGGTCGCCGCTGCCACCGATCACGGGTGAGACGCGGGCCGCGGCGGTCGAAACCGCTCGCACCCTCGCCGACCTGCTGGACGGCGAGGACGTCGCCGACTACCGCGACCTCGTCGGGGAGATCCGGGCCGCGGTTCCGGGGGCCGTGTCCGCGCTCTTCGCCGTCGAGACGGCGCTCCTCGACGCCTACTGCCGCGAGGTCGACATCCCGCTCTCGGCGCTGTTCGGCGGGCGCCCGGCGCCGGTCACGACGGACATGACGATTCCGATACTCGCGCCCGAACGCGCGGCGGACCGGGCGAGACGGGCCGCCGACGCGGGCTACGACCACCTGAAGATCAAGACGGGAACCGACGTCGACGACGACGTCGAACGCGTCCGGGCGGTCGCCCGTGCCGTCCCCGAGGCCTCACTGAAGGTGGACGCGAACCAGGGATGGACGGTCACGGAGACGTGTCGGTTCGCCGACGGGGTGGCGGACGGCGGCGTCGCGCTCGAACTGATCGAACAGCCGGTCCCCGCGTCGGACGTCGCCGGACTCGCCCGGGTCCGAGAGCGCGTCGACGTCCCGATCGCGGCCGACGAGGCGGTGTTCACACCCGCGGACGCCGTCCGGATCGTCCGCGAGGAAGCGGCCGACGTCGTCAACGCGAAACTGGGGAAGTCCGGACCGCTCGCTGTCGCGGACATCGCCGCCATCGCGACGGGAGCCGACCTCGACCTGATGATCGGGTGCATGCTCGAAAGCGCCGTCGGCATCCACACCAGCGCACACGTCGTCGCCGGACTCGGAGCGTTCACGTACGTCGACCTCGACGGCAACCGCCTCCTCGCGGAGGACGTCCTCGACGACGACGGCCCCGAACACGAGATCTCCGGCCCCGGCCACGGGGTGACGCCGTGA
- a CDS encoding MFS transporter, protein MSRLRRTVADTVATLRGDGRGWILLTVAVGWLFTLGLRFLVPALLPQVKTTFGLDNAAAGLAVTVIWGCYALMQFPAGLLADRLGERTVLATSLALSAGSLALLAAAPLFVVFLAGAAAFGIGSGLYGPARGTSLSKAFPRNDGAAFGITLAAGSLGSAVIPLVAGAAVGLVGWRLLIGGTMPAFLVVAGLAWTTLPEPIESRTRPDGGDRTAESLSVRDALRGLPRALRDRDVVLATVALTFYLFAFQGLTAFLPTYLVSHEGIGQSVAGVIFASLFVGGAISQLGIGSAADRFGARPTLVAVAGVAVVTLLAVPFADGRLVWVVLVFLLGTRMAIAPVTNSYVVALLPADVQGAAWGFLRTCLFLVGSTGSVFVGTMADAGHFDAAFLALGGVTAVAVVCYAGLSPDA, encoded by the coding sequence GTGTCCCGCCTCCGTCGAACGGTCGCCGACACCGTCGCCACGCTCCGGGGCGACGGCCGTGGATGGATCCTCCTGACCGTCGCCGTCGGCTGGCTGTTCACGCTCGGCCTGCGCTTTCTCGTCCCCGCGCTCCTGCCGCAGGTCAAGACCACCTTCGGCCTCGACAACGCCGCCGCCGGCCTCGCCGTGACGGTCATCTGGGGGTGTTACGCGCTGATGCAGTTCCCCGCGGGGTTGCTGGCCGACAGACTCGGGGAGCGGACCGTCCTCGCGACGAGTCTGGCGCTGAGTGCCGGCAGCCTCGCCCTCCTCGCCGCCGCGCCGCTGTTCGTCGTCTTCCTCGCCGGTGCCGCGGCGTTCGGCATCGGGTCCGGACTCTACGGCCCCGCGCGCGGCACCTCGCTCTCGAAGGCCTTCCCGCGGAACGACGGGGCCGCCTTCGGCATCACGCTCGCCGCGGGGAGTCTCGGCTCCGCGGTCATCCCGCTCGTCGCCGGGGCCGCCGTCGGCCTCGTCGGGTGGCGGCTCCTCATCGGCGGGACGATGCCCGCCTTCTTGGTGGTCGCTGGCCTCGCGTGGACGACGCTGCCCGAACCCATCGAGTCGCGGACGCGGCCCGACGGCGGCGACCGGACGGCCGAGTCCCTCTCCGTCCGGGACGCGCTCCGGGGCCTCCCGCGGGCGCTCCGCGACCGGGACGTCGTCCTCGCCACCGTGGCCCTGACGTTCTACCTCTTTGCCTTTCAGGGCCTGACCGCCTTCCTGCCGACGTACCTCGTGAGCCACGAGGGCATCGGGCAGAGCGTCGCCGGCGTCATCTTCGCCTCGCTGTTCGTCGGCGGGGCGATCAGCCAACTCGGGATCGGATCGGCGGCGGACCGCTTCGGTGCCCGACCCACGCTCGTCGCCGTCGCGGGCGTCGCCGTCGTCACGCTGCTCGCCGTCCCGTTCGCCGACGGCCGCCTCGTCTGGGTGGTGCTGGTCTTCCTGCTCGGCACCCGGATGGCCATCGCCCCGGTGACGAACTCCTACGTCGTGGCGCTGCTTCCGGCCGACGTGCAGGGGGCGGCGTGGGGGTTCCTCCGAACCTGTCTGTTCCTGGTGGGCTCGACCGGCTCCGTCTTCGTCGGCACGATGGCCGACGCCGGCCACTTCGACGCCGCCTTCCTCGCCCTCGGCGGTGTCACGGCCGTCGCCGTCGTCTGCTACGCCGGGCTCTCGCCGGACGCGTGA
- a CDS encoding DUF4330 family protein, translating to MHLLDDQGRVFGIVNVIDLLAVLFALAVVVAGVALVFSGGSGGDPDLGTRYVTVDLGTQPDYVTERIDAGDAAAYETGNLTVTDVYATPAGGGGATVTIRARVVGQRAAESPDSAPLSVAGDALLLGRELPVETDEYRVSGTVTAVERGDDTLAVSPTPILLTTTMPATRASAIDRGDTYATNGRALATVESVTAYPVGNGSTRRVLLGLSLETISRSGGRHFGGQPVALGRSLSIPFDDYDVRGEVTRLGRSTPPGEVSTTTVVLRLSNVAPERATNVHAGLTERVGDTRYAVVTDVRIAPSEVVLTSQDGNISLHDHPRNLDVTLTVDLRTRETGTGLTFHGEPLRLDERILLVFDALSVRGTPIEIRG from the coding sequence ATGCACCTCCTCGACGACCAGGGCCGCGTCTTCGGCATCGTCAACGTCATCGACCTCCTCGCGGTCCTGTTCGCCCTCGCCGTCGTCGTCGCGGGCGTCGCCCTCGTCTTCTCGGGCGGATCGGGCGGCGATCCGGACCTCGGCACGCGCTACGTCACGGTGGACCTCGGCACGCAGCCGGACTACGTCACCGAACGGATCGACGCTGGTGACGCGGCGGCGTACGAGACGGGCAACCTGACCGTCACCGACGTGTACGCCACGCCCGCCGGGGGCGGCGGTGCCACGGTGACGATTCGGGCCCGCGTCGTCGGCCAGCGGGCGGCGGAGTCGCCCGACTCGGCGCCGCTCTCCGTCGCCGGCGACGCCCTGCTCCTGGGTCGGGAGCTCCCGGTCGAGACGGACGAGTACCGCGTCTCCGGGACCGTCACGGCGGTCGAACGCGGCGACGACACGCTGGCCGTGTCGCCGACCCCGATTCTCCTGACGACGACGATGCCGGCGACGCGGGCGTCGGCCATCGACAGGGGTGATACCTACGCCACGAACGGTCGGGCGCTGGCGACCGTCGAGTCGGTGACGGCCTATCCGGTCGGGAACGGCTCGACGCGGCGCGTCCTCCTCGGCCTCTCGCTCGAGACGATCAGCCGCTCCGGCGGGCGTCACTTCGGCGGACAACCCGTCGCGCTCGGGCGGTCGCTCTCGATTCCGTTCGACGACTACGACGTCCGGGGGGAGGTGACCCGCCTCGGCCGGTCGACGCCGCCGGGGGAGGTGTCGACGACGACGGTGGTGTTGCGGCTGTCGAACGTGGCGCCCGAACGCGCGACGAACGTCCACGCCGGGTTGACCGAGCGCGTCGGCGACACGCGGTACGCGGTGGTCACCGACGTCCGGATCGCCCCGAGCGAGGTGGTCCTCACGAGCCAGGACGGGAACATCTCGCTCCACGACCACCCGCGAAACCTCGACGTCACGCTGACCGTCGACCTCCGGACCCGAGAGACGGGGACGGGGCTCACGTTCCACGGCGAACCGCTACGGCTCGACGAGCGGATCCTGCTGGTGTTCGACGCCCTCTCCGTCCGCGGGACGCCGATAGAGATCCGCGGATAG
- a CDS encoding FkbM family methyltransferase, whose product MEDIESDDIFFDIGANTGLYTLFVSKLCQSGTVVAFEPYPPNIALLKRDISRNGADNVEVREVALTNTEGTISFNQPEQPDIGYGSASVDPSDSNQTIEVPTTSGDQLVADGEVPQPNVVKIDFEGSEPIVIEGMSDTLSSEECRLVFCEVHLSNVKHRPSIEDFGSTMADLQAQLEACGFTVERNRTRGSEVLLKARK is encoded by the coding sequence ATGGAGGACATCGAATCGGACGACATCTTCTTCGACATCGGCGCGAACACCGGACTCTACACGCTCTTCGTCTCCAAACTGTGCCAGAGCGGAACCGTCGTCGCCTTCGAGCCATATCCCCCCAACATCGCGTTGCTCAAACGCGACATCTCACGCAATGGAGCAGATAATGTGGAAGTCAGAGAGGTCGCACTGACAAACACAGAAGGCACTATCAGCTTTAACCAGCCCGAACAGCCGGATATTGGATACGGCTCCGCATCGGTGGATCCGTCCGACTCGAATCAGACGATAGAAGTTCCAACGACTAGTGGCGATCAGTTGGTTGCTGACGGGGAGGTTCCGCAACCCAACGTAGTCAAAATCGATTTCGAGGGATCTGAACCGATCGTCATAGAAGGAATGTCGGACACACTCTCATCCGAGGAGTGTAGGCTAGTGTTCTGTGAAGTACACCTATCAAACGTCAAGCATCGCCCATCAATTGAGGACTTCGGATCAACAATGGCGGACTTGCAGGCCCAACTGGAGGCGTGTGGCTTCACGGTAGAGCGGAACCGGACGCGTGGCTCAGAAGTACTGCTTAAAGCCCGAAAATGA
- a CDS encoding LTA synthase family protein, whose protein sequence is MDEDWDNLLILDACRYDQFTRLNTICGNLEARTSLGSATPEFLEKNFHDSIHHDTVYVTANPMYRTLNLGDVFHSVVDVWNTGWDEQQKTVPPEEVTEAALSAHEKYPNKRLIVHFMQPHYPFIGNSSESLGDHAGFEHTYRAVTDGEASRDNPTVWELIESGAIDERSALDAYDENLTVVLPHVERLVNEFPEKTVVTSDHGNLVGERILPFGSARYGHPRGTYTEGLRKVPWLIIDGKTRKEVNAETPRRVRNEDTDVVSERLANLGYTET, encoded by the coding sequence ATGGACGAGGACTGGGATAACTTACTCATTCTTGATGCCTGTCGGTACGATCAGTTCACTCGGTTGAATACTATCTGTGGGAATCTGGAGGCACGAACGTCGCTCGGGTCAGCCACGCCGGAATTCTTGGAGAAGAATTTCCACGACTCGATCCATCACGATACGGTGTACGTCACTGCGAATCCGATGTACCGAACCCTGAATCTCGGGGACGTATTCCACTCCGTCGTTGATGTCTGGAATACCGGCTGGGATGAGCAACAAAAGACCGTTCCGCCGGAGGAAGTCACCGAAGCGGCACTTAGTGCCCACGAGAAGTATCCAAACAAACGGCTCATCGTACACTTCATGCAACCCCACTATCCGTTCATCGGCAACTCTTCGGAATCACTGGGAGATCACGCCGGCTTCGAACACACCTACCGAGCGGTGACCGACGGAGAAGCTTCGCGGGACAACCCGACAGTATGGGAACTTATCGAGTCAGGGGCAATCGACGAGCGGAGCGCTCTGGACGCCTACGACGAGAATCTGACGGTAGTACTGCCACACGTTGAGCGACTCGTCAACGAATTTCCCGAAAAGACGGTCGTGACATCCGATCACGGCAACCTTGTTGGCGAGCGCATACTACCATTTGGTAGCGCGAGGTACGGTCACCCGAGGGGAACATACACTGAGGGACTTCGCAAAGTGCCGTGGCTGATCATCGACGGTAAAACCCGAAAGGAGGTGAACGCCGAGACGCCTCGGAGAGTCCGGAACGAGGACACGGACGTAGTTTCCGAACGTCTCGCCAATCTCGGATACACCGAGACGTGA
- a CDS encoding flippase: protein MVEMTGFRNNDAESEDSLWTISKGASLFFVGKLTANGLGFLFNLILTQTLGAALYGIYTYANTITGFLIVFARLGTGKSLLRYIPSYDDDPLGRNSVTGLAYLTALLASVLIGVGIFYAAPIVSEYTLNDPLLVDVLRILALVLPFNTMINLTNAVFRALEKLEYQILVSNVIEPLVRIIGVSAAFALGYSLIGAVSAVAVGAILTFCTAVSFLVARTDIRPTGDRSRVNVSQFYNFSLPLTLKDLGQKLYTRVDILMVGFFLTGSAVGIYRISILVATLLTLPLAGVNQLFPPIASGLYSDDKMAELEATYRIVTRWVFTLVLPAALTLIIYGSELLRIFGSEFSGGAAVLSLFAVAQLTNCAVGPSGYLLMMTDHQYLNMANQWILGLLNVVLNYAFILEYGFIGAAAATAGTLAFINVVRVVEVGYTEGIIPYSRKYWKPLVAGGGSILVMAGWKFLLTGYTVLIVGTATGLFAFAGALVLFGLEDEDRRFFAENLKPRLE, encoded by the coding sequence ATGGTTGAAATGACAGGATTCAGGAACAACGATGCCGAGAGTGAAGATTCCCTATGGACGATCAGTAAGGGGGCATCCCTGTTTTTCGTCGGGAAGCTCACCGCCAACGGACTCGGTTTCCTGTTCAATCTAATCCTCACACAGACGCTTGGAGCCGCGCTCTACGGAATCTACACCTACGCGAACACCATCACGGGATTTCTGATTGTATTCGCTCGGCTCGGGACTGGAAAATCGCTCCTTCGGTACATTCCGTCCTATGACGACGACCCACTAGGCCGGAACTCGGTCACCGGACTTGCCTATCTAACTGCACTACTCGCGAGTGTACTCATCGGGGTCGGTATATTCTACGCGGCACCGATCGTATCCGAGTACACTCTCAACGATCCGCTGTTGGTCGATGTGTTGCGTATCTTGGCGCTCGTTCTTCCGTTTAATACGATGATCAATTTGACCAACGCTGTGTTTCGAGCCCTTGAGAAGCTTGAATACCAGATTCTCGTCTCGAATGTTATTGAGCCGCTCGTTCGAATCATCGGCGTATCGGCGGCCTTCGCACTCGGGTACTCACTCATCGGAGCGGTCTCGGCAGTAGCTGTCGGAGCAATATTGACCTTCTGTACAGCGGTATCGTTCCTCGTTGCAAGGACGGATATCCGTCCCACGGGTGACCGGTCACGGGTGAACGTCTCGCAGTTCTACAACTTCTCGCTGCCGCTGACGTTGAAGGACCTCGGTCAAAAGCTCTACACCCGCGTGGACATTCTGATGGTGGGATTCTTCCTAACGGGATCAGCAGTTGGTATTTACCGTATTTCGATCCTAGTTGCGACCCTACTCACGCTCCCGTTAGCTGGGGTAAACCAGCTTTTCCCACCCATTGCCTCGGGGCTATACTCCGACGACAAGATGGCCGAACTGGAAGCGACGTATCGGATCGTTACCCGGTGGGTGTTTACCCTCGTACTCCCCGCAGCGCTCACGTTGATCATATACGGGTCCGAACTGCTCCGGATTTTCGGGAGCGAGTTCTCGGGCGGCGCAGCCGTACTAAGCCTGTTCGCCGTGGCACAGTTGACGAACTGTGCGGTCGGTCCAAGTGGCTATCTGCTGATGATGACCGACCACCAGTATCTCAATATGGCCAATCAATGGATACTGGGGTTACTCAACGTAGTGTTGAACTACGCATTCATCCTCGAATACGGCTTCATCGGTGCAGCGGCAGCGACCGCCGGGACGTTGGCGTTCATCAACGTCGTCCGAGTGGTGGAGGTGGGCTACACCGAAGGGATCATTCCCTACTCGCGAAAGTACTGGAAACCGCTCGTCGCAGGAGGTGGAAGCATCCTCGTCATGGCCGGCTGGAAGTTCCT